In the genome of Sphingomonas sp. LR60, the window GGTGGTGGCAGCCGACGTGATCGTGATCCCGCGCTCCTGCTCCTGCTCCATCCAGTCCATCGTGGCGGTGCCCTCATGGACTTCGCCGATCTTGTAGGACTTGCCGGTGTAGTAAAGAATACGCTCGGTCGTCGTCGTCTTGCCGGCGTCGATGTGCGCCATGATGCCGATATTACGGTAGAGTTCGAGCGGATGGCTGCGGGCCATGAACGGGCTTCCTTGAGCAGATGTGGGGAGCGCAGCGTGTCGCCGGCTCCCCACGATATAGGTCAGATTTGAGACGCTTCCAAGACAGGCCGCGTCCGCATCGCCGCTGTTACCAGCGGTAGTGCGAGAAGGCGCGGTTCGCTTCCGCCATGCGGTGCGTGTCTTCGCGCTTCTTCACCGCGTTGCCGCGGTTGTTCGACGCATCGAGCAGCTCGCCCGACAGGCGCGCCGACATCGTGTTCTCGCTGCGCGCACGAGCGGCAGTGATCAGCCAGCGGATCGCCAGCGCCTGCGCACGCTCGGGACGCACCTCGACCGGAACCTGGTAGGTCGCACCGCCGACGCGGCGGCTGCGGACTTCGATGCCCGGCTTGATGTTGTTCAGCGCATCGTGGAACACGCCGATCGGCTCGCGCTTGGCGCGGGTCTCGACGGTGTTCATCGCCGAATAGACGATGCCTTCGGCGACCGACTTCTTGCCGTCGAGCATCACCGAATTCATGAACTTGGACAGAACCTCATCCCCGTACACGGGATCAGGCAGGATTTCCCGCTTCTCGGGACGACGACGACGCGCCATAATGAATACCTTTCAATCAGCTGGTGAGAATACGGGAGCGGCTTACTTCGGCCGCTTCGCACCGTACTTCGACCGCGACTGCTTGCGGTCCTTGACGCCCTGCGTGTCGAGCACGCCGCGCAGCACATGGTAACGCACACCGGGAAGGTCGCGCACACGGCCGCCGCGGATCAGCACCACCGAGTGCTCCTGCAGGTTGTGGCCTTCACCCGGGATGTAGCTGATGACTTCGCGCTGGTTGGTCAGGCGAACCTTGGCCACCTTGCGCAACGCCGAGTTCGGCTTCTTCGGGGTCGTGGTATAGACACGGGTGCAGACGCCGCGCTTTTGCGGGTTCTGCTCCATCGCAGGGACCTTGCTCTTGGCCTTCTGCGGGTCGCGGCCCTTACGGACCAGCTGGTTGATCGTCGGCATTGAAGCCTTCACCTTTCAGACTAGGTTACTTTGCTGGAGCCCTAAAACACAGACTTGGAATACGAAAAGGGACCGCGGCGCCGCCGCTTGTGCGGCGACCGGATGGCCCTTGATGCATCCAGCAATGTTCAAGCTGCCCGGCGGAGTCGCCTCCTTCCGGACCGGCGCGCTATACGCACGCTCACCCCATCGGTCAATCGCCCCGTCGGTCGATCGCCACGTCGGGGAGCAAGCGGCTTGCCGTTCCGCGTCTAACGGGTAAGGGCACGCTCTTCACCTGGATCATCAGGACACGGAATGATCGACGCTCTGGCCCGGGCGCGCCTGTTGCGCGACCGCGACCGCTATCTCCTGCTCGCCGCCGCCGCGTTGCTCTATCTACTCAGCGTCCCGTTCGTCAGCGGCGACATGCGCGTGCATCTGATTCCGTGGACGAAGTATCTGGTCGATCACGGACGCTTCGCGGCGCTGGCGGACAGCTTTGCGGATTATACCCCGCCCTACCTCTACCTGCTGGCGCTCGCGTCGAACGCCGATGCCGCGCTCGGAGCGGCGGGCGTCATCAAATTGCTGTCG includes:
- the rpsG gene encoding 30S ribosomal protein S7 encodes the protein MARRRRPEKREILPDPVYGDEVLSKFMNSVMLDGKKSVAEGIVYSAMNTVETRAKREPIGVFHDALNNIKPGIEVRSRRVGGATYQVPVEVRPERAQALAIRWLITAARARSENTMSARLSGELLDASNNRGNAVKKREDTHRMAEANRAFSHYRW
- the rpsL gene encoding 30S ribosomal protein S12, with the protein product MPTINQLVRKGRDPQKAKSKVPAMEQNPQKRGVCTRVYTTTPKKPNSALRKVAKVRLTNQREVISYIPGEGHNLQEHSVVLIRGGRVRDLPGVRYHVLRGVLDTQGVKDRKQSRSKYGAKRPK